gtttgcaaggatgtggaaaaattggaacttttgtgcactgctggtggaaatgtaaatggtgcaaccattatggaaaatggtatgtatgacccaggaatcccactcctaggcttgtatccagaaggaaatctacttcaggatgacacctgcaccccaatgttcatagcagcactatttacaatagccaaaacatggaaacagcctaaatgtccatcaacaggtgactggataaagaagatgtggtatatttatacaatggaatactactcagccataaaaaccgacaacataatgcgatttgcagcaacatggatgctcctggagaatgtcattctaagtgaagtaagccagaaagagaaagaaaaataccatatgagatcgctcatatgtggaatctaaaaaacaaaaacaaaaacaaacaaacaaacaaaaacaaagcataaataaaggacagaaatagactcacagacagagaatacagacttgtggttaccaggggggtggagggtgggaagggatagacggggatttcaaaattgtagaatagactacactgtatagcacagggaaatatacacaaaatgttatgataactcacagagaaaaaaatgtgacaatgagtgtgtatatgtccatgaataactgaaaaattgtgctgaacactggaatttgacacaacattgtaaaatgattataaatcaataaaaaatgttaaaaaaaaaaagaaaatggtatgGGAGTTCATCAAAGAGTTGAACAAAGAATTGACATTTGATCTGGCAATTCTACTACTTCTAGCTATGTGCTCAAAAGATTGAACAGAtgtttgtacacccatgtttaaGCAGTGTtgtcacagtagccaaaaggtggaaataatctAAAAGCAATCAACCTAtgaatgatgaacaaaatatggtgtatatatatatatatatatacacacacaaggaAATATAATTCagcttttaaaggaaatgaaattctgTTACGCTATAACATGGATGGCACCTTGAagacataatgctaagtgaaataaattagaccCCAAAGGACaattattgtatgatttcacttatacaaaataactaaaatagtcaaattcacagagacaaagaaaatagaatggtggtttccagggtttAGGGTGTGGGAAGGGGGAGTTATTGTTCAATAGAAACAAAGTTTTAGTATGGTAAGGTGAAAAAGTTCTGGGTGGATTGAGTTAATGATTGCACAACAGTATGAATATACCTAATGCTGCTGAGCTATACtcttaaaatcattaaaattatattttatgtatattttacccaTTAAAAATGGtaacaggaaaaaaggaagaatctTGTGAAAGATCACCCTAAAATGCCAAATGCAGGATAAGAAATTAGGTATATCTGATTTAGAGACTGAGCTCTTATCCATTTTGCCATTCTGTTTACTACAATGGTCTCTTATTTGATATTCTTCGCCCTGTGACCTGTATCTAATTTGCATCCACTGGTAGGGTAGTCCTCCCAGGAAGATGCAGCATGGGGCAAGTGGTCACTCACAGgtcacatccaggctgaggacgTCACTCTTGCTGGAATAGCCCAGGTTGGAGACCTGGCACTGATAATTCCCGGCATCCTCCCTCCTGACAGGGTGTATGGTGAGGGTGCTGTTGCCCTGGGACAGCTTCATCCTCTCTGTGAGCAATAGACTCTGGCCATTGAAGAGCCAGGAGATGGAGATCCCAGTGTCATTTGTAAGACAGGTCAGGAACACGGTATCCCCATGTTCTGTGACAGTGGTGTTGCTGGCTTGGATGGAGGGCTGTGCCACTGGGTCTGCGAAGAAACAGAGGAGGTGACTGGTCTGGGGCCTGGGGCCACACTCCTTCCTCAGATCTCAGCCACTCCTGGGGTCCAGTGAATTCTGTGGAGGTGACCCAGAGGATGGCCCTGACCCTGTGAACAAGGTCGTGGGTCTCTCTTCAGTGATAATCTGTGAGGAGGAGACTGCTCTTCCTCTCTGAAACCCAGACACCCCAGGATGGCCCCTGGCCAGTCTCCATGGACATCTCTGTGGTATCAGTACCAGGAACCGCTTCTCAGCCCATATGTCTAGCATCCTCCTTATCAAGTGGAGTTTTTCATTAACTTTCATTGACCTTTTTCCCAGAATtttcttgactttaaaaaaattccattccCCTTCCCTGTATACACTTCCATGTATGTTGGGGAAGGCAGGCTTGCCAGCTCTGTGCATCTCTGGGCCAAGGGAACTTTCCATAAAGTAGGAGAGGAATTTAATTCTTGTTAAATAATTTACTAGGGAATTAAGGTGGCCCAACCCAGTCTCCTGGCCTATAGAAGGGTTATAATATCCCTCTGATCCAGGAACAATCTTGTTTTTAGAATCCCCTCATTTTCATTCATCCTAAGTCTGAGACATTAACCTGATTCTCCCATCACAGGATGGTGATCCTGAGCCTCTCAAGACAGGAGCAGCTGTTCCCTCCCAGTCTTGACTCAAGGCTAGGCCTGCCCAGATTTGGCTGGGCCAGGAGGTCATGGCCAGTCTGGTATCCACAGGTGAGGGTCCATGTACTTGGACCTGAGAGGAGTGGGTGTGGCCTGGCCTCTGTCTGTGTACATTTGGGCAAGCAAACTGGGCCACATAGAAACAGAGATTACTCACAGAGGACGTTTATGGTGAATGGGTCACTGCGGCCGGCACTCACTGGGTTctgggtttcacacacataagGTCCAGTGTCATTCCTTGTGACATGGAGTAAAGTGAGAGTCTTGTTGTCCTCGGACAGTTCCAGCCTGGCGCTGTCAGGGAGGCTCTGATTGTTGATCCACCACATGTAGGTGGTGTTCTGAGTCTCAGGTTCACATGTTAACACTACCGTGTCCTCGTGCTCCAGGGGGTTCGAGTTGTTGCTGGTGATGATGGGTGTGGGTAACTTCGCTGTGAAGATAACAGAGAAAACATTGCCTCTTTCATAACTGATTCCTCCAAAAGCATCTTCAATCAGAGTCGTTATCTCTTAACCTCTAAGCCAAACTGAGTCCTTAAAGAATAAGGCAGGTCTGTGTATCACAAGACAAATGCATGAAACTCTGAGCTCACTGAACACGTGCTCTGTCTGGGAGGAAGCACAGGCTTCCTCAAGTGTCAATTAAGTATCAGTGTTTGATAGCTGAAACATAGGCCTGGGAGGTGAGATTGCCTGTTTCATCTTCTGGTTTTTCACTGACCTGGTGACTACCTGACCGACCTTGAGGTGCTCACCTGGAACGTGTGGGTCCTGAGTCCCTTCAAGCTGCACAGACCTACCCTGCCTGGTGGGGATGTGTTTTCACTGAGGCCTCAATTTCCAAGGTACCCTGGAGATGGGTAATGATGGACCATCTCATGGTCCTTAAACCTTGAGAGAACCAGGCAGCATGGTCTGGAACTGGGTGTTTGAGCAGAAATAACACACAGGAAGACCACAAGCAAGCCTGGCGTTCAGTTCAGTATTCAGTCTGCAGGGCCATGAGGGGGACAGGCAGGAGCTGATTGTCTTTGGCAGCAGAACCAGAATCTCTTCCCTTGGTCTTTAATGTCTCTTCTCCCATTATTTAGGGCAGGTGAGGACCGTGTCAATCTTTCCTGAATACTCTTAAACAGCAAATACAGACAGGGTGAGTTGTGGAAAGTGAGGGACCATGAACTTGCAGAAAATTTGGGCCTCATTGACCACCtgtttttggcaattatgagaTAGAAATCTGAGTAGAAGTTAAATTCTGAAAGAATATGTGAAAATCATTATTAATGCCCCAAAGAT
This Camelus bactrianus isolate YW-2024 breed Bactrian camel chromosome 9, ASM4877302v1, whole genome shotgun sequence DNA region includes the following protein-coding sequences:
- the LOC105062917 gene encoding cell adhesion molecule CEACAM1-like, which produces MDPLLPLSVLSKCVRTYAGGETEDHSYSDQKALGMMGLVRRDTALLFRDLRLGTSSWLNSFLELSGEWAQVPHEFGAHAAKLPTPIITSNNSNPLEHEDTVVLTCEPETQNTTYMWWINNQSLPDSARLELSEDNKTLTLLHVTRNDTGPYVCETQNPVSAGRSDPFTINVLYPVAQPSIQASNTTVTEHGDTVFLTCLTNDTGISISWLFNGQSLLLTERMKLSQGNSTLTIHPVRREDAGNYQCQVSNLGYSSKSDVLSLDVTYDSTQGSSSGLSDGAIASIVIGAVAALVYFLYIRNTGRANDQHDLKQHKLLISNHSQGHSDNSPSKIDEVAYSSLNFNVQESKKPTSASPSLTASETVYSEVKKK